A DNA window from Tachysurus vachellii isolate PV-2020 chromosome 20, HZAU_Pvac_v1, whole genome shotgun sequence contains the following coding sequences:
- the and3 gene encoding actinodin3 has product MADLTNESGGSVSIDSSQAHNFLSRSRRSADVKWYQKDPDFPSYYRYYSSIGHVEGLYEIDKIRMLYQQMRHLEQSYGVDASNYQNIAGLWIPEATSPPPTTKPPPPPSTLPPMLSVSQSEVIYLCNPKDPLCKPRLVYVPSGAVVVPCDPRYHPSCKLRTSTEGPAEAAEPRTTATPLPMPKPPSIIIKGMEYNCDPYWDPDCLIENPPRPVKASDPPASNLPMKSRFSNKAEKDIFE; this is encoded by the exons AATCAGGTGGGTCTGTAAGTATCGACTCGTCTCAAGCGCATAACTTCCTATCACGTTCTCGCCGTTCAGCTGATGTGAAATGGTACCAAAAGGATCCAGACTTTCCGTCGTACTACAGATACTACAGCAGCATTGGACACGTTGAGGGC CTCTATGAGATCGACAAGATCCGGATGCTCTACCAGCAGATGCGTCACTTGGAGCAGTCCTACGGCGTAGACGCCTCCAACTACCAGAACATTGCAGGCCTTTGGATTCCCGAAGCCACTTCTCCACCTCCCACCACCAAacctccaccaccaccctcCACCCTTCCACCGATGCTGTCTGTTTCTCAGTCTGAAGTTATATACCTGTGCAATCCCAAGGACCCGCTCTGTAAGCCCAGACTTGTGTATGTACCCAGCGGAGCTGTCGTCGTTCCCTGTGATCCACGCTACCACCCCAGCTGTAAATTAAGAACCTCTACTGAGGGCCCTGCTGAGGCAGCTGAGCCTCGTACCACTGCCACCCCTCTGCCCATGCCAAAACCTCCCAGCATCATCATCAAAGGTATGGAGTACAACTGTGACCCTTACTGGGACCCTGACTGCTTGATCGAAAACCCCCCGAGACCTGTGAAAGCGAGCGATCCTCCTGCGTCAAACCTTCCAATGAAATCTCGGTTCAGCAACAAAGCAGAAAAAGatatttttgaataa